One Luteibacter aegosomaticola genomic window carries:
- a CDS encoding carbohydrate kinase family protein, which yields MAVPHLKPWDVVVVGEIFADHVFTGFPHWPRPGEEVIAEGYVRELGGGSVNTACGLSRLGRRVRLVGLIGDADFDWFEQRLGEFGVGMGGIRLEHDGTGITVSVSMRDDRTFFTYPGANRGLPELLTVPAVVSDLAAARHVHFAMPLSRDLAMSLLPALRAAGCTTSLDVGHTPTWLTDAANIATCREVDLFLPNTAEAELACGDASAEAYVAWAACHGLSRAVLKRGAQGALAASGGVLSSVSPPVVEAIDTTGAGDAFNAGLIDAWLDDEPLGPALERACICGALCSTAPGALAALPDSPHLRTLRERTYRS from the coding sequence GTGGCCGTTCCCCACCTGAAGCCCTGGGATGTCGTGGTCGTCGGAGAAATCTTCGCCGACCACGTCTTCACCGGCTTTCCCCATTGGCCCCGGCCAGGCGAAGAAGTGATCGCCGAAGGCTACGTGCGCGAGCTCGGCGGCGGCAGCGTGAATACCGCCTGTGGCCTGTCGCGGCTAGGCCGTCGCGTGCGCCTCGTTGGCCTGATCGGCGATGCCGACTTTGACTGGTTTGAGCAGCGCCTTGGCGAGTTTGGCGTCGGCATGGGGGGTATCCGCCTGGAGCACGATGGCACCGGCATCACGGTGAGCGTGTCGATGCGCGATGACCGCACGTTCTTCACCTACCCGGGCGCCAATCGCGGGCTGCCCGAGCTGCTTACCGTGCCTGCCGTGGTCTCCGACCTGGCGGCCGCGCGGCATGTGCATTTCGCCATGCCGCTGTCGCGCGACCTGGCGATGAGCCTCCTGCCAGCGTTGCGTGCCGCGGGCTGTACCACATCGCTCGACGTGGGCCACACGCCCACCTGGCTCACCGACGCGGCAAACATCGCGACCTGCCGCGAGGTGGATCTGTTCCTGCCGAACACCGCCGAAGCTGAACTTGCCTGTGGTGATGCGTCCGCTGAAGCGTACGTGGCGTGGGCGGCGTGCCATGGCCTTTCGCGCGCCGTGCTGAAGCGTGGCGCACAAGGTGCGCTGGCGGCGTCGGGCGGCGTGCTCAGCAGCGTGTCGCCGCCGGTGGTCGAGGCCATCGACACGACGGGCGCTGGCGATGCTTTCAATGCCGGGCTGATTGATGCCTGGCTCGATGACGAACCCCTGGGCCCCGCGCTCGAGCGCGCCTGCATCTGCGGTGCGCTGTGCAGCACGGCCCCCGGCGCCCTCGCGGCGCTTCCTGATTCCCCCCACTTGAGGACCCTTCGTGAACGGACGTACCGATCGTAA
- a CDS encoding 6-phospho-beta-glucosidase, translating into MNGRTDRKIALVGGGGVRSPLVVFGVNEAAEALGAAEMVLYDPDPARLRVMVDLGNAIVKRSGGHLRLRGASSIEDTIEGADFVLNSIRIGGITGRAADERVAIEHGYPGQETTGPAGIAMGLRTIPFAIEQARLVERLAPEAWLVNFTNPAGLITQAVNDHSKARIVGICDTPTELFHNIARALGEPFEDVECDYVGLNHLGWVRGVRVRGEEKIDTLIENDELLRSLYLAPLFDTAMIRTLRLIPTEYLFFYYERQRALSNQRRQGGSRGAEIAKLNDELFATLSARLAAGQGDEAVDIYAAYLNQRSGSYMKLEAEGGSAFDAGVSLDIDPFRVATGYHRIAIDVMSALTGAKPAPIVVNTRNRGAVPDLPEADVVETLCDISLDRIEPRKLAALPDAVAGLVRSVKAYERAAIASVLDDSRLGARKAMLIHPAIGEWSPTANLLEALMGYPSDDGDCLCHR; encoded by the coding sequence GTGAACGGACGTACCGATCGTAAGATCGCGCTGGTAGGTGGAGGCGGCGTGCGCTCGCCTCTGGTCGTGTTTGGCGTGAACGAGGCCGCCGAGGCACTCGGTGCCGCTGAAATGGTGTTGTATGACCCGGATCCCGCGCGCCTGCGTGTGATGGTGGACCTGGGCAATGCGATCGTGAAGCGCTCGGGTGGGCATCTTCGCCTGCGTGGCGCCAGTTCCATCGAGGACACCATCGAGGGCGCCGACTTCGTCCTCAACAGCATTCGCATTGGCGGCATCACCGGCCGCGCGGCGGATGAGCGCGTGGCGATCGAGCATGGGTATCCCGGGCAGGAAACGACAGGCCCCGCGGGCATCGCGATGGGCTTGCGGACCATTCCGTTCGCCATCGAGCAGGCTCGCCTCGTCGAACGCCTGGCGCCCGAGGCGTGGCTGGTGAATTTCACCAACCCGGCGGGCCTCATCACCCAGGCCGTGAACGACCACAGCAAGGCGCGCATCGTCGGTATCTGCGATACGCCCACGGAGCTGTTCCACAACATCGCCCGTGCGCTGGGTGAGCCGTTTGAAGACGTGGAATGCGACTACGTCGGCCTGAACCACCTGGGCTGGGTCCGTGGCGTGCGTGTGCGTGGCGAGGAAAAGATCGACACGCTGATCGAGAACGATGAGTTGTTGCGCAGCCTCTACCTCGCGCCGCTCTTCGATACGGCCATGATCCGCACGCTACGGCTCATCCCCACCGAATACCTGTTCTTCTACTACGAGCGGCAGCGCGCGCTTTCGAACCAGCGCCGCCAGGGCGGCAGCCGTGGCGCGGAGATCGCGAAGCTCAACGATGAGTTGTTCGCGACGCTGAGCGCGCGACTGGCCGCCGGGCAGGGTGACGAGGCGGTCGACATTTACGCCGCCTACCTCAACCAGCGTTCCGGCTCGTACATGAAGCTCGAGGCCGAAGGTGGTTCAGCGTTTGACGCCGGCGTGAGCCTCGACATCGATCCGTTCCGCGTGGCCACCGGTTACCACCGCATTGCCATCGATGTGATGAGCGCGCTGACCGGGGCGAAGCCCGCACCGATCGTCGTGAATACGCGTAACCGCGGCGCGGTGCCGGACCTGCCCGAAGCCGACGTGGTGGAGACGCTGTGCGATATCTCGCTCGACCGGATCGAGCCGCGGAAGCTGGCCGCCTTGCCTGATGCGGTAGCCGGTCTGGTGCGGTCGGTGAAGGCCTACGAGCGGGCGGCGATCGCCTCGGTACTGGATGATTCACGGCTTGGTGCGCGCAAGGCCATGCTGATCCACCCGGCGATCGGCGAGTGGTCGCCGACGGCGAACCTGCTGGAGGCGCTGATGGGCTACCCCAGCGACGACGGCGACTGCCTCTGCCACCGATAA
- the bla gene encoding class A beta-lactamase, translating to MLKQLLCGTALALATSAALAAPPDATLQASLQKIADKARPGTLGILVMDPASGESVSVNPDRHYLLMSAFKAPIAAAVLSQVDAGTLSLDRKVHLTPADVVGGSAVPSLGEAVKKGARDVTIDELLHASVTQSDNTAVDALLRVLGGGATATRFLESKGVHGMRIDMGEGELSRMFEAKGSAAVLASQVDSSTLDGAASFLRKLQAGELLSPASTQKLLGLMTAQVIPNRVRAGLPAGYQLADKTGTSGAENGRRAALNDMGIITAPNGQKRIVVVFLADSPASMDEATKWFAEIGKLTATSM from the coding sequence ATGCTGAAGCAGCTGCTCTGCGGCACCGCCCTCGCCCTCGCGACCTCGGCCGCGCTCGCGGCGCCACCAGATGCAACGCTTCAGGCGTCCCTGCAAAAAATCGCCGACAAGGCGCGCCCAGGCACGCTCGGCATCCTGGTCATGGACCCCGCCAGCGGCGAGTCGGTCAGCGTCAACCCTGACCGCCACTACCTGCTGATGAGTGCGTTCAAGGCACCGATCGCCGCCGCCGTCCTCAGCCAGGTGGATGCCGGTACGTTGAGCCTCGATCGCAAGGTGCACCTCACACCAGCGGATGTGGTCGGTGGTTCCGCGGTGCCGTCGCTGGGCGAAGCGGTCAAGAAGGGCGCGCGCGACGTCACCATCGACGAGTTGTTGCACGCCTCGGTCACCCAGAGCGACAACACCGCCGTCGACGCCCTGCTCCGCGTGCTCGGCGGCGGCGCCACGGCCACGCGCTTCCTCGAAAGCAAGGGCGTCCACGGCATGCGCATCGACATGGGCGAAGGCGAGCTGAGCCGGATGTTCGAGGCCAAGGGCAGCGCCGCCGTGCTCGCCAGCCAGGTGGATAGCAGCACGCTCGATGGCGCCGCCAGCTTCCTGCGCAAACTGCAGGCTGGTGAGCTGCTGTCGCCCGCCTCCACCCAGAAGCTACTCGGCCTGATGACCGCACAGGTGATCCCCAACCGGGTACGCGCTGGCCTGCCCGCCGGTTACCAGCTGGCCGACAAGACCGGCACCAGCGGCGCCGAAAATGGCCGCCGCGCCGCGCTGAACGATATGGGCATCATCACGGCGCCGAACGGCCAGAAGCGCATCGTCGTCGTCTTCCTCGCCGATTCCCCGGCGAGCATGGACGAAGCAACGAAGTGGTTTGCCGAGATCGGCAAACTCACCGCCACAAGCATGTAA